A genomic stretch from Acetobacter ascendens includes:
- a CDS encoding IS1380 family transposase, with the protein MQTECSAGAYEFPASCGRRVVARFDGGRMSSDGGVILVKQADDILGLSRRFAACFRDKRHPGFVEYRVEDLVRQRIMGLALGYEDLNDHDALRHDPVMGLVSGRLSGSRANCAALAGKSTLNRLERSGQQADRYCRIIADHEALATLFVTLFMDQHERAPARIVLDVDATDDRIHGHQEGRAFHGYYGHNCYLPLYVFCGDHLLSATLRTADRDPGKEALADIRRIVEQIRSRWPRVRILVRGDSGFARDSLMTWCEDNHVDFLFGLAGNTRLYDRIASLSAEVRDEAATTGRAARGFASFDWITKDSWTRRRRVVAKVEWRHGNRYHRFIVTTLPQGMSDPRHLYEQIYCARGDMENRIKECQMDLFSDRTSSHTIRANQLRLWFSAAAYVLLTALQRLALGQTSLETATCGTIRARLLKIATRVTLSVRRIVLSMPDMFPCQHEFALAHARLRRLRQAI; encoded by the coding sequence ATGCAGACAGAGTGTAGCGCAGGCGCGTATGAGTTTCCAGCCTCCTGTGGACGGCGTGTTGTGGCCCGTTTTGACGGGGGTCGCATGAGTTCGGATGGGGGCGTCATTCTGGTGAAGCAGGCTGATGACATTCTGGGGCTCAGCCGCCGCTTTGCTGCCTGTTTTCGCGATAAGCGGCATCCCGGCTTTGTGGAATACCGGGTTGAAGACCTTGTCCGTCAGCGGATCATGGGCCTGGCACTGGGCTATGAAGACCTTAATGACCATGACGCTTTACGTCATGATCCTGTCATGGGTCTGGTATCGGGACGTCTGTCAGGAAGCCGGGCCAACTGTGCGGCACTGGCAGGAAAATCCACGCTGAACCGGCTAGAGCGCAGTGGGCAGCAGGCAGATCGTTACTGCCGCATCATTGCTGATCATGAGGCCCTGGCTACCCTGTTCGTGACGCTTTTCATGGACCAGCATGAGCGCGCACCCGCCCGGATCGTTCTGGATGTGGATGCCACCGATGACCGTATCCATGGCCATCAGGAAGGCCGCGCCTTTCATGGATATTACGGCCATAACTGCTATCTTCCCCTGTATGTCTTCTGCGGGGACCATCTCCTCAGCGCTACCCTGCGCACGGCAGACAGGGACCCGGGGAAGGAAGCACTGGCAGACATCCGCCGGATCGTGGAGCAGATCAGGAGCCGTTGGCCCCGGGTGCGTATCCTGGTGCGTGGGGACAGCGGTTTCGCCCGGGACAGTCTGATGACATGGTGCGAAGACAACCACGTTGACTTCCTGTTCGGGCTTGCAGGCAACACCCGCCTGTATGACCGGATTGCCTCTTTGTCCGCTGAGGTTCGTGACGAAGCCGCCACGACAGGCAGAGCTGCGCGCGGTTTCGCCTCCTTTGACTGGATCACAAAGGACAGCTGGACGCGCCGCAGGCGGGTCGTGGCCAAGGTCGAATGGCGCCATGGCAACCGCTATCATCGCTTTATTGTCACCACGCTACCGCAGGGAATGTCCGACCCCCGCCATCTCTACGAACAGATTTACTGCGCACGCGGGGATATGGAAAACCGCATCAAGGAATGCCAGATGGATCTGTTCTCAGACAGGACCTCGTCCCACACCATCCGGGCCAACCAGCTCCGGCTGTGGTTCTCGGCCGCAGCCTATGTCCTGCTGACCGCTCTGCAAAGACTGGCCCTTGGCCAGACCAGCCTGGAGACGGCGACCTGTGGCACCATACGCGCACGACTGCTCAAAATCGCGACACGTGTAACGCTCAGCGTCCGTCGGATTGTCCTGTCCATGCCGGACATGTTCCCCTGTCAGCATGAATTCGCCCTCGCTCATGCACGATTGCGAAGGCTCCGGCAGGCCATCTGA